The proteins below come from a single Esox lucius isolate fEsoLuc1 chromosome 7, fEsoLuc1.pri, whole genome shotgun sequence genomic window:
- the zgc:77262 gene encoding RNA-binding protein lark: protein MVKIFVGNVNSSTTEPELRTLFEKYGQVSDCDILKNYGFVHMNEEEEAQKAVAELHKYELNGARITVEFATTKVRNATKIYVGNVPEGTTAAKIRELFQPFGKVVECDIVKNFAFVHMQREKDANEAISKLNHSKLEGQKIIVSISRNNQARNGRRDDYPLSYHHYSPYPHHYLPPRAPHGDYYPPCGRLPRPPLPPPPPRAYYEHDLYERSYYERGPYELLPPPLPQQSLTPQVPSRYYRERSPLASQRNLLPPPSSAGYPQSGDFDGGSPPSSLGYALGSGFDKDDYFEENYSNGFVRGY, encoded by the coding sequence ATGGTGAAGATATTTGTTGGGAATGTGAACTCATCAACCACTGAGCCAGAACTGCGTACCCTATTTGAGAAATATGGTCAGGTGTCAGATTGTGACATTCTGAAAAACTATGGCTTTGTGCACAtgaatgaagaggaggaggcccAGAAGGCAGTGGCAGAACTCCATAAGTATGAGCTTAATGGTGCGCGCATCACTGTGGAATTTGCAACTACAAAGGTCCGCAATGCCACAAAAATCTACGTTGGGAATGTTCCTGAGGGTACCACAGCTGCCAAGATAAGAGAGCTCTTCCAGCCATTTGGTAAGGTGGTTGAGTGTGACATTGTGAAGAACTTCGCCTTTGTGCACATGCAACGAGAAAAAGATGCAAATGAGGCCATTTCCAAGTTAAACCACTCCAAACTGGAGGGCCAAAAGATAATTGTATCCATCTCCCGCAACAATCAAGCCAGAAATGGCAGAAGGGATGACTACCCTCTCTCATATCACCACTACTCACCTTACCCACACCACTACCTCCCCCCTCGAGCTCCACATGGGGACTACTACCCACCCTGTGGCCGCCTTCCCCGCCCCCCCCTTCCTCCGCCCCCCCCCAGGGCTTACTATGAGCATGACCTATATGAGAGGAGTTATTATGAACGGGGTCCTTATGAACTGCTGCCCCCCCCACTTCCCCAGCAGTCGCTTACTCCCCAGGTTCCTTCACGTTATTACCGGGAACGAAGTCCCCTGGCTAGCCAGCGCAATCTGTTGCCTCCACCTTCTTCTGCCGGCTATCCTCAAAGTGGTGATTTTGATGGTGGCAGCCCTCCTTCTTCTTTGGGATATGCTCTGGGCTCGGGCTTTGATAAAGATGATTACTTTGAGGAGAATTACTCGAATGGTTTTGTTAGAGGCTACTAA